A genomic region of Micromonospora sp. NBRC 110009 contains the following coding sequences:
- a CDS encoding site-2 protease family protein — translation MRASFRLGRVAGVPVGVNWSVLVIFVLIAWALSASLFPRSYPGHSAAAYLVAGLSASIVFFFGLLAHEVAHAVIAKRNGIEVEGITLWLFGGVSELKGEAKDPGAELRIAGVGPLVSLVLGLFFAAIAGVLALAGAHGLVLGALSWLAGINVLLAIFNVLPAAPLDGGRLLRAAVWKATGDRTKAAVVAARAGWGLGILLIGLGIWRFVAGAGVGGLWLALIGWFLIGAAGAEERQARMGTALRGVRVADVMTPQPQTASKDMTVADFVDHHLFTYRHSALPLTEDGGRPIGLVTLDRVRGIPADRRVSTTLGEVSCQAGDLVLASPDEQLTDLLPRLNECADGRALVVTDQRLVGIVSPSDISRAAQRGSLRDQMATHR, via the coding sequence ATGAGGGCGAGCTTCCGACTTGGTCGGGTCGCGGGCGTACCCGTCGGGGTCAACTGGAGCGTCCTGGTCATCTTCGTGCTGATCGCCTGGGCGCTCTCCGCCAGCCTGTTCCCCCGCTCCTACCCCGGTCACTCCGCCGCCGCCTATCTGGTGGCGGGGTTGAGCGCGTCGATCGTGTTCTTCTTCGGCCTGCTCGCCCACGAGGTGGCGCACGCGGTGATCGCCAAGCGCAACGGGATCGAGGTCGAGGGGATCACGCTCTGGCTCTTCGGCGGGGTCTCGGAGCTGAAGGGCGAGGCCAAGGACCCGGGCGCCGAGCTGCGCATCGCCGGTGTCGGGCCACTGGTCAGCCTCGTGCTCGGGCTCTTCTTCGCCGCGATCGCCGGGGTGCTCGCCCTCGCCGGGGCGCACGGCCTGGTGCTCGGTGCGCTGTCCTGGCTGGCCGGCATCAACGTGCTGCTGGCGATCTTCAACGTGCTGCCGGCCGCGCCGCTGGACGGCGGGCGGCTGCTGCGCGCGGCGGTCTGGAAGGCCACCGGCGACCGGACCAAGGCGGCCGTGGTGGCCGCCCGGGCCGGCTGGGGGCTCGGCATCCTGCTGATCGGCCTCGGCATCTGGCGGTTCGTGGCCGGCGCCGGGGTGGGTGGCCTATGGCTGGCGCTGATCGGCTGGTTCCTGATCGGGGCCGCCGGCGCGGAGGAGCGCCAGGCCCGGATGGGCACTGCCCTGCGCGGCGTACGCGTCGCCGACGTGATGACCCCGCAACCGCAGACCGCGTCCAAGGACATGACCGTCGCCGACTTCGTGGACCACCACCTCTTCACGTACCGGCACTCCGCGCTGCCGCTGACCGAGGACGGCGGACGGCCGATCGGCCTGGTCACCCTCGACCGGGTCCGGGGCATCCCGGCCGACCGCCGGGTCTCGACCACCCTGGGCGAGGTGTCCTGCCAGGCCGGCGACCTGGTGCTCGCCTCCCCGGACGAGCAGCTCACCGACCTGCTCCCCCGGCTCAACGAGTGCGCCGACGGCCGGGCGCTGGTGGTGACCGACCAGCGGCTGGTCGGGATCGTCTCGCCCAGCGACATCAGCCGGGCGGCGCAGCGCGGCAGCCTGCGCGACCAGATGGCCACGCACCGCTAG
- a CDS encoding alpha/beta hydrolase yields the protein MAAPTGRVDTIVLIHGLWMTTRSWEHWVDRYSALGFRVLTPAWPGMDREVEELREDPTPIAEQRVADAVDHYAAIIRDLPRPPIIMGHSFGGLFTQLLIDRGLGAAGVGVHPAQVKGVLKLPLSTLRSSFSILHNPANRHRAVPFTREDFRYAFGNTLSAEESDAAWERYAVPGAGHVLFEAAFANLDPNAATKVDNKRADRAPLLLTAGGEDHVLPPSVVSANANLYRGSTAITSYREYPGRSHFVGGEPGWEEEADFALEWAVEAANEYSPTVVSEAPGR from the coding sequence ATGGCCGCACCGACGGGACGGGTCGACACGATCGTGCTGATCCACGGACTCTGGATGACCACGCGCAGCTGGGAGCACTGGGTCGACCGTTACTCGGCGCTGGGCTTCCGGGTGCTGACCCCCGCCTGGCCCGGGATGGACCGGGAGGTCGAGGAGCTGCGGGAGGATCCGACCCCGATCGCCGAGCAGCGGGTCGCCGACGCCGTCGACCACTACGCGGCGATCATCCGGGACCTCCCCCGGCCGCCGATCATCATGGGGCACTCGTTCGGCGGCCTGTTCACCCAGCTGCTGATCGACCGGGGGCTCGGCGCCGCCGGGGTGGGCGTGCATCCCGCCCAGGTGAAGGGCGTGCTGAAGCTGCCGCTCAGCACGCTGCGCTCCTCGTTCTCCATCCTGCACAACCCGGCCAACCGGCACCGCGCGGTGCCGTTCACCCGGGAGGACTTCCGATACGCCTTCGGCAACACGCTGAGCGCCGAGGAGTCCGACGCGGCCTGGGAGCGGTACGCCGTACCCGGCGCCGGACACGTGCTGTTCGAGGCCGCCTTCGCCAACCTGGACCCGAACGCGGCCACGAAGGTCGACAACAAACGGGCCGACCGGGCCCCGCTACTGCTGACCGCCGGCGGCGAGGACCACGTGCTGCCGCCCTCCGTGGTGTCCGCCAACGCCAACCTCTACCGGGGCTCGACGGCGATCACCAGCTACCGCGAGTACCCCGGGCGGTCGCACTTCGTCGGCGGCGAGCCGGGCTGGGAGGAGGAGGCGGACTTCGCACTGGAGTGGGCCGTGGAGGCGGCGAACGAGTATTCGCCGACGGTGGTCAGCGAAGCCCCCGGCCGCTGA
- a CDS encoding ABC transporter ATP-binding protein, giving the protein MTDTAPAVELAGLTKTFGPVTAVDGLSLRIEPGEVVAFLGPNGAGKTTTVDMLLGLARPDAGTVRLFGGTPADAVRLGRVAAVMQSGGLLKDLTVAETVRMTAHFYGHTRPVAEVLERAGIADIADRPVGKCSGGQQQRLRFALALLPDPDLMVLDEPTTGMDVEGRRDFWQAIRADARSGRTVLFATHYLDEADAYADRIVLVRQGRVVADGTTAEIKNLAAGRLVRATLPGADQAALAALPGVQAVELRGDAVLVHTEDSDLVARHLLTRTDARDLEITSRNLEDAFLALTTAA; this is encoded by the coding sequence ATGACCGACACCGCACCGGCCGTCGAACTGGCCGGACTCACCAAGACCTTCGGCCCGGTGACCGCCGTCGACGGCCTCAGCCTGCGGATCGAGCCGGGCGAGGTGGTCGCCTTCCTCGGCCCCAACGGCGCCGGCAAGACCACCACGGTGGACATGCTGCTCGGCCTGGCCCGCCCGGACGCCGGCACCGTCCGGCTGTTCGGCGGGACGCCGGCCGACGCCGTCCGGCTCGGCCGGGTCGCCGCCGTGATGCAGTCCGGCGGACTGCTCAAGGACCTCACCGTCGCCGAGACGGTACGGATGACCGCGCACTTCTACGGCCACACCCGGCCGGTGGCCGAGGTGCTGGAACGGGCCGGCATCGCCGACATCGCCGACCGGCCGGTGGGCAAGTGCTCCGGGGGCCAGCAGCAGCGGCTGCGCTTCGCCCTGGCGCTGCTGCCCGACCCGGACCTGATGGTGCTGGACGAGCCGACCACCGGCATGGACGTCGAGGGCCGCCGGGACTTCTGGCAGGCCATCCGGGCCGACGCCCGCTCCGGGCGAACCGTCCTCTTCGCCACCCACTACCTCGACGAGGCCGACGCGTACGCGGACCGGATCGTGCTGGTCCGGCAGGGCCGGGTGGTCGCCGACGGCACCACCGCCGAGATCAAGAACCTGGCCGCCGGCCGGCTCGTCCGGGCGACCCTGCCCGGCGCCGACCAGGCCGCGCTGGCTGCGCTCCCGGGCGTGCAGGCGGTCGAGTTGCGCGGCGACGCGGTCCTGGTCCACACCGAGGACTCGGACCTCGTCGCCCGGCACCTGCTGACCCGGACCGACGCCCGGGACCTGGAGATCACCTCGCGCAACCTCGAGGACGCCTTCCTCGCCCTGACCACCGCCGCCTGA
- a CDS encoding ABC transporter permease: MTVTASTTTASSTRVDDRRPPALGGFSTAVLGIEIRRVLRNRRTLVFILIMPAVFFLLFGLPQRGQHLDNGLPVTGWIMISLAVYAAMVATTSAGAAVATERALGWSRQLRLTPLRPAAYVATKVATAMVLGLLGVLVEFAVGAASGVRLPVHVWIESGLTAWLGSLVFAALGLFVGYLAPAENVMQFMGPVLAILAMFGGLFFPLDMLPHVMQQIAKFTPVYGVGQLARSPLTGDGMDWVAVGNIAAWTAFFGLAAARLFRRDTTRV, translated from the coding sequence ATGACCGTCACCGCCTCGACCACCACCGCCTCGTCCACCCGGGTCGACGACCGCCGGCCCCCCGCCCTGGGCGGGTTCTCCACCGCCGTGCTCGGCATCGAGATCCGCCGGGTGCTGCGCAACCGCCGGACCCTGGTGTTCATCCTGATCATGCCGGCGGTCTTCTTCCTCCTCTTCGGACTGCCGCAGCGCGGTCAGCACCTGGACAACGGCCTGCCCGTCACCGGTTGGATCATGATCAGCCTCGCCGTCTACGCGGCGATGGTCGCCACCACCAGCGCCGGGGCCGCGGTCGCCACCGAGCGGGCGCTGGGCTGGAGCCGCCAGCTGCGGCTCACCCCGCTGCGCCCGGCCGCGTACGTGGCCACGAAGGTGGCCACCGCGATGGTGCTCGGCCTGCTCGGCGTGCTGGTCGAGTTCGCCGTCGGCGCCGCCTCCGGGGTCCGGCTGCCGGTGCACGTCTGGATCGAGTCGGGGCTGACCGCGTGGCTCGGCTCGCTGGTCTTCGCCGCCCTCGGCCTCTTCGTCGGCTACCTCGCCCCGGCCGAGAACGTCATGCAGTTCATGGGCCCGGTGCTGGCGATCCTGGCCATGTTCGGTGGCCTGTTCTTCCCGCTCGACATGCTGCCGCACGTGATGCAGCAGATCGCCAAGTTCACCCCGGTGTACGGCGTCGGCCAGCTCGCCCGGTCCCCGTTGACCGGGGACGGGATGGACTGGGTGGCGGTCGGCAACATCGCCGCCTGGACCGCCTTCTTCGGCCTCGCCGCGGCCCGGCTGTTCCGCCGCGACACCACCCGCGTCTGA
- a CDS encoding sensor histidine kinase, with product MHLPPDGTYLASRRWRFTGWLLAAVWLFFLNIPLLAALHQPEIWRRVVGATTLIAFGVCYVWVFQWARAHRLAHRTIPLLPAWAALALLVGLGLAGIPGTGGDWLTTLVFVAAAAVFLLPNLQALVVVALAALTPPVTAALVPGWAAEGTVVFAVLLASFAMFGVTRLTQRNAELQAAQQEIRRLAVAEERARTARDLHDILGHSLTVVAVKAELAGRLLELDPARAATEIADVERLARQALADVRGTVGAYRGVSLAAELAGAGSALAAAGIAAELPETVPSLSAERDELFGWTVREGVTNVVRHSGARRCEIRVDPAAVEIRDDGRGPAGEPGAGHGLVGVRERARRLDATVTVGRRPEGRGFLLRVALPAERHGG from the coding sequence GTGCATCTTCCGCCGGACGGGACCTACCTGGCGAGCCGCCGCTGGCGGTTCACCGGCTGGCTGCTGGCCGCGGTGTGGCTCTTCTTCCTCAACATCCCGCTGCTCGCGGCGCTGCACCAGCCGGAGATCTGGCGGCGGGTGGTGGGGGCGACGACGCTGATCGCCTTCGGCGTCTGCTACGTGTGGGTCTTCCAGTGGGCCCGGGCCCACCGGCTGGCCCACCGGACCATCCCGCTCCTCCCGGCCTGGGCGGCCCTGGCGCTGCTGGTCGGGCTCGGGCTCGCCGGCATCCCGGGCACCGGTGGCGACTGGCTGACCACGCTGGTCTTCGTCGCGGCGGCAGCGGTGTTCCTCCTGCCGAACCTGCAGGCGCTGGTCGTGGTGGCGCTGGCAGCGCTGACGCCGCCGGTGACGGCCGCGCTGGTGCCCGGTTGGGCGGCGGAGGGCACGGTGGTCTTCGCGGTGCTGCTCGCCTCGTTCGCCATGTTCGGGGTGACCCGGCTGACCCAGCGCAACGCCGAACTCCAGGCCGCCCAGCAGGAGATCCGCCGGCTCGCGGTGGCCGAGGAGCGGGCCCGCACCGCCCGGGACCTGCACGACATCCTCGGCCACTCGCTGACCGTGGTGGCGGTCAAGGCGGAGCTGGCCGGGCGGCTGCTGGAGCTGGACCCGGCCCGCGCGGCCACCGAGATCGCCGACGTGGAGCGGCTGGCCCGGCAGGCCCTCGCCGACGTGCGGGGCACCGTCGGGGCGTACCGCGGGGTGAGCCTGGCGGCGGAGCTGGCCGGCGCCGGCTCGGCGCTGGCCGCCGCGGGCATCGCCGCGGAGCTGCCGGAGACGGTGCCGTCGCTGTCGGCGGAGCGGGACGAGCTCTTCGGCTGGACGGTCCGCGAGGGCGTGACCAACGTGGTCCGGCACAGCGGCGCGCGGCGCTGCGAGATCCGGGTGGATCCGGCGGCCGTGGAGATCCGCGACGACGGCCGCGGGCCGGCCGGCGAGCCGGGTGCGGGGCACGGCCTGGTCGGGGTGCGGGAGCGGGCCCGGCGGCTGGACGCCACCGTCACCGTCGGCCGCCGTCCCGAGGGGCGAGGCTTCCTGCTCCGGGTGGCCCTGCCCGCCGAGCGGCACGGAGGATGA
- a CDS encoding response regulator transcription factor: MTEPIKLLLADDQALVRGALAALLSLEPDLTVVAEVGRGDEVVPAARRTGPDVALLDVEMPGLDGIAATAALRAAVPGCRVLVVTTFGRPGFLRRAMEAGANGFVVKDTPARQLADAVRRVHAGLRVVDPTLAAETLATGPSPLTERETEVLRTARAGGTVADLAATLHLSEGTVRNHLSSAIGKTGARNRADAVRVAEENGWLLGE, translated from the coding sequence GTGACCGAGCCGATCAAACTGCTGCTCGCCGACGACCAGGCACTGGTGCGGGGCGCCCTCGCGGCGCTGCTGTCGTTGGAGCCGGACCTGACCGTCGTGGCCGAGGTGGGCCGCGGTGACGAGGTGGTTCCCGCGGCCCGCCGCACCGGACCCGACGTGGCCCTGCTCGACGTGGAGATGCCCGGCCTGGACGGGATCGCCGCCACCGCGGCGCTGCGGGCCGCCGTCCCCGGCTGCCGGGTGCTCGTGGTGACCACCTTCGGCCGGCCGGGCTTCCTGCGCCGCGCGATGGAGGCCGGCGCGAACGGCTTCGTGGTCAAGGACACGCCGGCCCGGCAGCTCGCCGACGCGGTCCGCCGGGTGCACGCCGGGCTGCGGGTGGTCGACCCGACGCTGGCGGCGGAGACCCTGGCCACCGGGCCGAGCCCGCTCACCGAGCGGGAGACGGAGGTGCTGCGTACCGCCCGGGCCGGCGGGACGGTCGCCGACCTGGCCGCGACGCTGCACCTGTCGGAGGGCACGGTCCGCAACCACCTCTCCTCGGCGATCGGCAAGACCGGTGCCCGTAACCGGGCTGACGCGGTCCGCGTCGCCGAGGAGAACGGCTGGCTGCTCGGCGAGTGA
- a CDS encoding DUF4362 domain-containing protein: MWRRPTALLALPLALAACDGTDPAARRSPEVVVARTGSPEPWTGRTPNPADCGTWTLPQGGRLPAGATECLSGALRDRQPARMRVTAPTTEGDPITTDYLVRVDGRVEVTVDSRRDRFGARRIERLVCTGSVKYAPVPTFPTCSTPAPV; the protein is encoded by the coding sequence ATGTGGAGACGACCAACTGCCCTGCTCGCCCTGCCCCTCGCCCTCGCCGCCTGCGACGGCACGGACCCGGCCGCGCGGCGCAGCCCGGAGGTGGTCGTCGCGCGCACCGGGTCGCCGGAGCCGTGGACCGGCCGGACGCCGAACCCGGCCGACTGCGGGACCTGGACCCTGCCCCAGGGCGGCCGGCTGCCGGCCGGGGCCACCGAGTGCCTGAGCGGCGCACTGCGGGACCGGCAGCCGGCCCGGATGCGGGTGACCGCCCCGACCACCGAGGGCGACCCGATCACCACCGACTACCTGGTCCGGGTCGACGGCCGGGTCGAGGTCACCGTGGACAGCCGGCGGGACCGGTTCGGCGCCCGCCGGATCGAGCGCCTGGTCTGCACGGGTTCCGTGAAATACGCGCCGGTGCCCACCTTCCCCACCTGCTCGACCCCGGCGCCGGTCTGA
- a CDS encoding alpha-amylase, giving the protein MHRRRCRQRQPQLGASDAAPRRGAVAAALALGLAASLLVPTVAAAPATAATPGGKKVIAQLFEWNWTSVASECTTVLGPKGYGYVQVSPPQEHVKGNPWWVAYQPVSYRIESRKGTRAQFQSMVNTCHNAGVKVIVDAVVNHMSGQDNGGTGWAGTTYGHYSYPGNYGSQDFHHCGRNGNDDIVNYGDRYEVQNCELVNLADLATESDYVRTRLATYLNDLLSLGVDGFRLDASKHMPAADIAAVKGKLSRSAYLVQEVIHGAGEPIQPTEYTGNGDVHEFRYGKDLARMFNSERLAYLRNFGESWGYLPGSQAVVFTDNHDTQRDGGVLTYRDRGEYALANAFMLAWPYGTPAVMSSFTFSNKDQGPPSDATNKTLNTTCYSGWECEHRWRVIANMVAFNNATQGSGVANWYDNGWQHIAFSRTGKGYLTINDEDFAITGRSYYTGLAAGRYCDVIHGDYSNGSCSGPVITVDGNGWFAANINAHDAVAIHIGAKLP; this is encoded by the coding sequence ATGCATCGACGTCGATGCCGGCAACGGCAACCCCAGCTCGGCGCGTCCGACGCCGCACCACGACGCGGAGCCGTCGCGGCGGCCCTCGCCCTCGGCCTGGCCGCCAGCCTGCTCGTCCCCACCGTGGCGGCAGCGCCCGCCACCGCCGCCACCCCTGGCGGCAAGAAGGTCATCGCCCAGCTCTTCGAGTGGAACTGGACCTCCGTGGCCAGCGAGTGCACCACCGTGCTCGGCCCCAAGGGGTACGGCTACGTCCAGGTCTCCCCGCCCCAGGAACACGTCAAGGGCAACCCGTGGTGGGTCGCCTACCAGCCGGTCAGCTACCGGATCGAGTCCCGCAAGGGCACCCGCGCCCAGTTCCAGTCGATGGTGAACACCTGCCACAACGCTGGCGTGAAGGTGATCGTCGACGCCGTCGTCAACCACATGTCCGGCCAGGACAACGGCGGCACCGGCTGGGCCGGCACCACGTACGGCCACTACAGCTACCCGGGCAACTACGGCTCGCAGGACTTCCACCACTGTGGCCGCAACGGCAACGACGACATCGTCAACTACGGCGACCGGTACGAGGTGCAGAACTGCGAACTGGTCAACCTCGCCGACCTGGCCACCGAGTCCGACTACGTGCGCACCCGGCTCGCCACCTACCTGAACGACCTGCTGTCGCTGGGCGTGGACGGGTTCCGGCTGGACGCCAGCAAGCACATGCCGGCCGCCGACATCGCCGCCGTCAAGGGCAAGCTCTCCCGCTCGGCGTACCTGGTGCAGGAGGTCATCCACGGCGCCGGCGAGCCGATCCAGCCGACCGAGTACACCGGCAACGGCGACGTGCACGAGTTCCGGTACGGCAAGGACCTGGCCCGGATGTTCAACAGCGAGCGGCTGGCGTACCTGAGGAACTTCGGCGAGTCCTGGGGCTACCTGCCGGGCAGCCAGGCGGTGGTCTTCACCGACAACCACGACACCCAGCGCGACGGCGGGGTGCTGACCTACCGGGACCGCGGCGAGTACGCCCTGGCGAACGCCTTCATGCTGGCCTGGCCGTACGGCACGCCGGCGGTGATGTCGAGCTTCACGTTCAGCAACAAGGACCAGGGCCCGCCCTCGGACGCCACCAACAAGACCCTCAACACCACGTGCTACTCCGGCTGGGAGTGCGAGCACCGCTGGCGGGTCATCGCCAACATGGTCGCCTTCAACAACGCCACCCAGGGCTCGGGCGTCGCCAACTGGTACGACAACGGCTGGCAGCACATCGCCTTCAGCCGGACCGGCAAGGGCTACTTGACCATCAACGACGAGGACTTCGCGATCACCGGCCGCTCGTACTACACCGGCCTGGCCGCGGGCCGGTACTGCGACGTCATCCACGGCGACTACAGCAACGGCTCGTGCAGCGGGCCGGTGATCACAGTGGACGGCAACGGCTGGTTCGCGGCGAACATCAACGCACACGACGCCGTCGCCATCCACATCGGCGCGAAGCTGCCCTGA